A window of Clostridium taeniosporum genomic DNA:
AATTTGTTATTTGGAAGTAACTTTAAGTTATTACTAAAAGTTTAAGATTAAGTATTTACTTTAAAGCTAAGTTAGATATACTTCCTAGGGGATTTGGAAAACGGCTTATCTCCCTCCCTCCCAAAATTCAAAATATTTATAAAATACTCTGAATTTTAAGAAGACGTAAATTGAATACTTCCCTTTTTCATGTGGTATCCGTATTACACCACCATAACCTCACGATTACGGTTATCTATCCATAAGACTTTTATGTCTTAAACTCCCTTATTAGTGTCTTTATAAAGATTTTAGATACTCCCTCTAGCTTTCGCTAACACTGTTACTCCTTAATAATAAGTTTTTTGCCCACAATGCAATCGCCAACACCGACCTTATCACGTGGGCGTATTTCCATCTAACGTATAACAAACAGGTGCTTATCCAACTAATAATAGTCCTTTCTATAAATGATATGATAAGAATGTAAGGAAACGATCATATAAGAATGTACAAATTAGTTTGAATAAATTATAATTACTCAAGATTTATTGGGGGTAATTATGATTATAAAAACTAATATTTATTCAGAAATTAAAATTAATACTTTAGAAGATCTTCATAAACTAAAGCCAATTATGGAGGTAAACAATTTGAAAGTAAATAAAAGCCAAATAGCTAGGGAACTTGGTGTTGATCCTCGAACCGTAGGCAAATATTTAAATGGATATGTCAAACCTACCACTAGAAACTGCAAATCTAAGATAGAAGCTTTTAATCCTATTATAAAAGAGCTTCTTGGTAAAGATTCAATTCAAGTATTTTATTACAAGCGCATTTTATGGCAATATCTTAAAGATAATCATGGACTAGATTGCGCTCAATCTTCGTTTAGAAGATACATTTCTAAGCACTCAGAATTTAATGAGTATTTTACTAGTAGGAAAAAAGGACATATATCAAATACTTCGTCTATCAGGTATGAGACTAAAAAAGGACAACAAGCTCAATTGGATTGGAAAGAAAATATAGAATTTATTTTAACTACAGGTGAAGTCATTAATATAAATGTTTTTGTGTTAATCCTTTCATACTCAAGATTTAGAGTATATAAATTATCTATTGATAAAACACAAGACGTACTACTTTCCTTTTTAGATGAGTCATTTGAAACATTTGGAGGAGTACCTGAAGAATTACTCACAGATAACATGAAAACTGTTATGGATGAAGCTAGAACCAATTATTCTAAAGGAAAAGTAAATAATACATTTCAACAATTTGCAGATGACTATGGATTTAAGGTCCGTCCCTGCATAGCAGGAAGACCGAATACAAAAGCTAAAGTTGAAGCTCCTATGAAACTATTAGATGAAATAAGAGCATATAATGGAACCTTAGATTATGAAGGTCTGTATAAGCTCGTTTCAGATTTAAACAATAGAATTAATAGTACATGCCATACGTCAACTGGCAAAATACCTATATTGCATTTAAAAAAAGAAAAAGATTTCTTATCTGAACTGCCTAAAGAACAGATAAGAAATCACTACAAAATAATCACCACAAGTGTTAAAGTAAATTACCAAAGCATGATTTCATATAAATCAAACCAATATTCTGTCCCACCAGAATACATAGGCAAAAAACTAAAACTTCAAGTTTATGATGATCAACTACATGTGTATTATAACATAAGTTTAGTTACTATTCATAAAATACAAAATCAGAAGTTAAACTATCATACTGATCATTATGCTGAAATCATTGCTTTAACATTTAATAAAAATTCATATGAAATGATAGAAAAAGCTAAAAATAATTTGAAAATGATAGGAGAAGTATATCAAAATGAATAGTACATATACACAACTTATAAATAATTTAGAATATTTGAAGATGAAGCAAATGATTACTCATTTGGACGAAGTTATTGATTTTACAACAAAGAATAATTTGTCTTTTGTTGATGCTCTTATTAAGCTTACAGCTCATGAAATTGACTATAAAGAAGCAAACATGATTAAATCTATGGTTAAGGTTGGAGCGTTTCCACATCAAAAAGAAATTAAGGACTTTGATTTTAATTTTCAACCTGGAATTAATAAAGATCAAATATTAGATTTTTTAACACTACGTTTTTTAGAATCACAAGAAAACATTGTATTTTTAGGTTCTAGTGGTGTTGGTAAAACACATCTTGCGACTTCTATCGGAATCGCGGCTGCAAAGCGCCGTTACAGTACTTATTTTATTAAGTGCAATGATTTGTTGCAACAGCTAAAGCGAGCAAATTTAGAGAATAGATTAGATGCTAGACTTAAGCACTTTAGTAAATATAAGCTTCTTATTATTGATGAATTAGGTTATTTACCTATAGATAAAGAGGATTCAAAATTATTCTTCCAATTAATCGACATGAGATATGAGAAAAAAAGTACCATCTTAACCACCAACATAAATTTTAATTCTTGGGATGATATTTTTTTTGATGCTGTTATAGCTAGTGCTATCTTAGATAGAGTTTTACATCACGCCCATGTTGTTACAATTAATGGAAAGTCGTATAGACTAAAAGATCATTTTAAGCAAGACGAAGATTAAAAAAACTACATTCTTAAATGATCGAAAAGTTACATTCATGGGTTGACATTTATACTTTCCACAACTGTGAGTTTTTTATTGTGTTATTCCTTTAACCACGCTAACCTATACTTTTTAGTTAGCAATGTTTTCAAAGGACTTTGCTAAAATTACAATGGCGAAAAATATCTCTTTTGTAAAAAAGTGTATAGGAAATAAAGCCTTGCAATCTCCATTTTTTTCGATTACAATATAGTTATCTATTGTGTTGTAATCTTGAGAGAGATTGCAAAAGTTTTATTAAAACGATATTCAGTTTTAGTAACTGGTACTTTTGTTGAGTATCAGTTATTTTTTTATTTAAATTATTAATTCCTTAAATTCTCTAATGGAGAATATCTCTGATAACATTTTCTTAAATCTTCATCTTGTAAATCTAAATACGCCTTTTCAGTTACGGTAACTGAACTATGTCCTAATAATCTTGATAATGTATAAATATCACCTTTAGAAGCAAGTAAAAATCTTCTAGCAAAGTTATTTCTCAAAGAATGAGGTGTAATTAATTTATTAATCTTTGCTCTTTTTAGGTAAACTCTAAAATTTCTTTCAAAATTGTTATTAGCTAAATATGAATTAGTTCTTTGTGTAGGAAATAACAGTTCTGTTTCTTGTATACTATCCTTATATTTAAGCCAACGTTGTAATATTTTACTCATATTGTTAGAATAGAAAACTACTCTATCTTTTTTACCTTTATTTATTTCAGCAGGTATAAGTATTGTTCTTCTTACTATGTCTATATCATTAATAGTTAAATGGAGAGTTTCCGACAATCTCATACCAGTATCAAAAATTAAATTTATTACCGTATAATCTCTAAATTCATGAAACTTTGTACAATCAATATACCTTATTAATTTTTTATATTCTTCATCTGTTAATTGCTCTTTACTTTTCCTTTCTGTTTTTATAAATTTACATTTGTGTATATCATTATCTTGTAAATTATTATCTTGTAAAAAACTAGCAAACGCTTTTATATTTCTTAAATAATTATTTAGTGTGGAATTACTTATCTCTTTTCCTATATCAGTTCTTTTATCTATATTAGCCTTTTTTGCCCCTTCTTCTGTTGCACTAAAAGAATATTTCCCCCTATCTTTAGTAAATTGTATATATTCTTCTACAATCTTTTTATTTAACTTAGATATATCTGTTATTTGTTTTTCTTCTTCCATATATTGTGCAAACAATGTAAGAGTCTGATAATAAGATTTAATTGTCTTACTACTTAAATTTTTATATTTGCAATATTCTATATAGATAACTATAATATCTTTAATATCTTGTTTTTTTGTAATTTTAGGCAATAAAAAAACACCTCCAAATATATCAAGATAAACTCAATATATTAGAGATGTTATATAATTTGTATTTATTGTTATTAATCTACATTTTCATATATCTTTTTATTAATTTATTGCTATCATCAATGAAAAGAATGGCTTAACCAAGCCTTTTAAGAAACCTTATTTTTTAAGCGAAGCTTATCAGCAATTATTGCGATAAATTCACTATTTGTAGGCTTACCTTTATCATTATGGATTGTGTATCCAAATAGCTTGTTTATAGCTTCTATTTGTCCTCTGCCCCACGCTACTTCTATAGCATGTCTTATAGCTCTTTCTACTCTTGAAGCTGTTGTATTATACTTCTTAGCTATTGATGGATATAATTCTTTTGTTACTGCTGATAATAATTCTATATCATTAACAACCATAGTTATAGCTTCTCTTAAATACATATATCCTTTTATATGAGCTGGTACTCCAATTTCATGTATAATATTTGTTATTTCTGTTTCTAAATCTAAAGTTCCTTTAGGTTCTTGAGACTCACTAGTATAAGAAATCATCGGTTGAGATGATGTTCTTCTTACATTTTGAGTTTCACTTTCATTACTAAACATTTCTCTTATTCTTTTTGTAAACACTTCCATATCAAATGGCTTTACAGTATAATAATCTGCTCCTAATGTTATCGCTTGTTGTGTAATCTTATCTTGACCTACGGCAGATAATATTATAATCTTAGGCATCTTTTCTAAATTCATAGTATTTAATTTTTCTAAAACACCTAAACCATCTAAATGAGGCATTATTATATCTAGAATTAACAAATCCGGTTTCTTCTCTATTATTAAGTCTATAGCTTCTCTACCATCTTTTGCTATCCCAGTTACTATTATATTTCTTTGATTTAATAAATAATCATTTAAAATACTACAAAATTCCTTATTATCATCAGCAATAAGTACAGATATTTTTTTATCTTCCATGCTTTTCCTCTCCTTCATAAACCTAATTATGTTAATATTAAAATCATAATCTCTATAACATTATAAACTACTTTTAATAGTAAACTTATCACATTAAAATAATTCTATACTCATTAATAAAAATCCTTTTTTTGCTTCATTACGTTATAGTGATATGTATATTGTTGTTTTTTATCTTTATTATAGATAAAAAACAACAACTAAATTATAACATGAATTAATCAAATATAACATTAATTGTTATATTTAATTTATATTCCACTATTTGTAAATTATAACCTTATTTTTAATATAAGTAAATAGTTTTGTAGAAAATAGTTTGTAAAACTCATTATTTTTTTATGATAAAAGCACTAATTTTAAAAATTAGTGCTTTTATCAGTACATTTTTATTTTATTATTTCTGCATCTTTTAACATCCATTCTATATATATTCCATAACCTGTATCTGGCTTATTTATTAACACGTGAGTTACTGCTCCCACGATTTTATTATTTTGAATAATAGGACTTCCACTCATTCCTTGAACTATGCCACCAGTTTTTTCTAGTAATACAGGATCTGTAACTTTTATCACCATACTTTTAGGACCTGGTGTATTTTGTTCTAAAAGTCTAACTATTTCTATTTCATATTCTTTTGGACCTGATTCATCAATAGTCGTAATTATGCTAGCTTTTCCTTCACATATTTCATTTCTAAATCCTACTTTCATTGGCTTTGTATCATTTTTTAAAATATTAGTATTTTCTACTGTTCCAAAAATTCCACTCTCCGTATTACTTTTTATTTTTCCACTTACATTGTTTTCATTTATAAATATTCCTTTAAGTTCTCCTGGAGAACCTTTTTCACCTCTTCTTAAACTTATTATTGAAGATTCTAACAAATCACCTTTTTTTATTAAAAATGTTTCATTTGTATCACAATCTGTAATAGGATGGCCTAATGCACCGAATTTCTTTGATTCCTTATCTATAAATGTTATTGTTCCTACACCCGCTGTAGAGTCTCTAATCCATAATCCTAATTTATAATCTGAATTTTCCTCTTTTTTAAGCTCTACTTCTCTAGTAATATTTTGATTATTTCTTAAAACATCCATTTTGATTTTGCTATTTTTGCAATCTTTTATTATATTAACCAAATCTTTGCAATCTTCAACATCTTCTCCATTAATTTTTAATATTATATCTCCTAATTGAATTCCACCCAACTTTCCCGGACTTTCCTCTGCAACATTATTAATCTCTATATTAGAATATCCAACTACTAAAACACCTTTGGTGGATACTCTAACACCTACACTATTTCCACCTGGATAAACCTCCAAATTTTTCACTTTTTGGACTTCTAGGGATTTTACTGGTATTACTCCTAATAATTTCACCTGATATTTATTGTCATAATCTTTAATTTTATTTATTGTACTTCCTATAGGAAGCATTGAAGATACTGGTATATCTTTGTTGGTATATATTATATTGGGAATACCTTTTAAATATATACTAGTTATTAAAACCAGAATCAAGATTGGAGCTGTAATTAAACTAATAACTTTTAATATTTTCTTCTTCATAATTTCCCTCCTCCTTTGCTTCTGATTTTAATTTCCCCATGAGACAAGCCTATTATGCTGTATTAACATTGTTATAAAAGTTAAAAATTTTTAGTTCATACTAAATTTTTTATAAATATATTTTTATTGTTATATAAAAAAGTAGCTACGTCATACTTTTTAGTTGCGAGTGGATAATTGATAATTGAGAGTTTCGGTTCAACGTTTTAAGACTTTCTAAAAATACATATTTTAAAATTCCATAAGGAATTTTATCCTTAACTCTCAACTTTCCACTATCAATTCTCAACTTACCTATTCTCTCCACTTTTCACTCTGCACTCTTAATTGATATTTAAAATAGTAGTACGCACTATGATTATTTTTTATTCTTTAGGTTTATTTCTTAGATTTTAAGCAAAATATAACATAAATTATCTACATATTCTTTAGAAATATAATTTTCTAAAGAATAAAAAAAATAAAATCATGTATTACATGATTTTATTTTTACCAAAATATATTACTATATGTATTAATTTTTAAATTTCTGATTTTTTTATTTCTGCAATTTTTATCATTTCTTTAACATTATTTAATGTTGCTTCTGTAACTTCATCTCCACCAAGCATTCTACCAATTTGATATTCCTTTTCTTCTTTTGTTAGTACTCTTATATTAGTAAATGTCTTATTATCCTTTACAGCTTTCGACACAAAATAATGATGATCTGATAAAACAGCTATTTGTGGAAGATGTGTTATACATAAAACTTGATGACTTTTAGAAACTTGATACATTTTTTCACCAACTCTTTGAGCTACAACTCCACTTATACCAGTATCTATTTCATCAAAAATTAAAGTTGCTATATTGTCTTTGTCAGCAAAAACACACTTTAATGCAAGCATTATTCTTGAAAGTTCTCCACCTGATAATATTTTTTCTAATGGCATAAGTGGTTCTCCAGGATTTGTTGAAATCATAAAGCACACTTCATCAAATCCTCTTGCATTAAATTTTTCTTCTCTTTTTATACTTATTTCCATAGTAGATTTTTCAAGACCTACAAAACTAAGTTCATTTAAAATCTTTTCCTTTAATTCATAACTCTTCTCAAGTCTTAATTCATGAAGTTTTAATGCTACTTTTTCCATTTTATCTATAATTTCTTGTTTCTCTACATTTAATTTTTCAATTATCTTTTCAGCATTTATAAGATCACTATATTGTATTTTTATTTTGTTATAATACTCTAAAACTTCTTTTATAGTAGCTCCATATTTTTTCTTATATTGATTAATTTCATATATTCTTGCATTTATCTTTTCCAATTCATCATCATCATAAACAACTTCTTCTGCTAAACTTCTTATATCTCTAGAAGCTTCTTCTATTGTATAAAAAGCTTCTTCTATTAATTGTCTATTTTTTTTAACTTTTTCAAAATTACTTTCGATGTTAGATAATTCTTGAATAACTTTTGAAATTGAATTTATAACGCTATTTTCACCATCAACACCGTTTAATAAAGTATATGATAATTTTAAACCATTACTAATCTTTTCAGCATTTGATAATAAATTAAATTGATCTTTTAAAATCTCTTCTTCATCTTCTTTTAATTTTCCATTTTCTATATCTTCAATTTGAAATTTAAGATAATCTAAAAGCTTATCTCTATCCTCATTGCCATATATCTCTTGAATTTTATTTTCAATTTGTAATAAACTATCTTTTAAAGAAGCAAATACATCTAAATGTTTAAAAATCTCTTCTCCTACAAATTCATCTAAATATATAATATGACTGCTTCTTTGAAGAAGATTTTGATTTTGATGTTGACCATGTATATCTAATAACTTTTCTCTTATTTTTTTTAATTGAGATGTTAAAAAAGTTTTTCCATTAATTTTAATCAAACTTCTTCCACTTTGATGAGTTTCTCTTGAAATGATTAACATATCATCATCACTTTCAATATCTAATTCAATTAATGCATTTTTTAATAAGCTATTTTCTACAGTAAATATAGCCTCAACATAAGTCTTATCTTCTCCAGTTCTTATTAAACTTTTAGAAAATTTACCACCTAATACATAATCTATTGCGTCAATTAAAATAGATTTACCTGCACCTGTTTCACCAGAAAGAATATTAAAACCTTCGTTGAAATTCATAGTTACTTCTTGTATCAATGCAAAATTTTTAATGTTTAATTGAATTAACATATATACCCATCCTTACAATTATAGTGATATTCTTTTTCTTATTTTTGCTACTAATTCTTCTGCTTTTTCTAAGCTTCTAAGAAGTATAAATATTGTATTATCTCCTGCTACTGTTCCTGCAATATCAGTTCCTTCTAAATTATCTATAGCTTCAGCTGCTGCTGATCCTGAACCACTTATTGTCTTTATTACAACCATTTTGTCTACATTTTCTGCACTTATAACTGTATTAGATAGTATATTACTTAATCTATCAATTATATTCTTTTCTTCACCTGAAGATACAACATATTTATAGTTTCCAGATGCTCCTTGTACTTTTATAAGCTTTAAATTTTTAATATCTCTTGAAACAGTTGCTTGTGTTACATCAAAACCTTGTAATTTTAATTCTTCAGCTAACTCTTCTTGCGTTTCTATCTCTTTAGATGATATAATTTCTAATATCTTGGTATGTCTTTTTGATTTCAAATTTCTTCACCATCACATTCCTTAGAATTATTTAATACCTTATTTCTTATTACTCTAAAATAATCATAATCATTAAATAATAGTAATTTTAATGATTTTGGATTCTTTTTCACAGTTATAATAGGATTATCTTTCATTTCTATTGCTCTTTGTCCATCTACTGTTAAATATATTTCGTCTCCACTATTTTCTGCTACTATCTTTACAGTACTATCACCTTTTATTACGATTGGATGCATACTCTTTGTGTGAGCACATATTGGTACTATACTAACGACTTCTAAATCTGGATATAAAAACGGTCCTCCTGCTGAAAAAGAATAAGCTGTTGATCCTGTTGGAGTTGAAACAATAAGTCCATCTCCTTTAAATATAGCATATAACTTTTCATCAATAAATATCTTAAATTTAACCATTCTTGATAGTGTTCCTCTAGCTACAACTACTTCATTTAATGTTTTAATATTCTTTATTGACTCATTTATACTTACTTCACAATTTAGCATCATTCTTTTATGAATTTTACAATCTTTAATCATGAGTTTTTTTAATGCCAAATCTAAATCTGATATTTCTATACTAGACAAAACACCCAAATTTCCTATATTTATTCCTAATATAGGTGCTTTAAAGTCATCATTTAATTCTCTTGCTACTCCAAGTAGTGTACCATCTCCACCTAAAACAATTAGCAAATCTAAAAAACTTAAATCTAAATTTTTTATATCAAAGCTATTATATACCTTAATATTTTTTACATTACAAATAGTTTCAATCTTTTTTGTTACCATATTTAAAATTGTATTCTTATGATCTTTTGATGGATTTATAGCAATACCTATATTCTTCATAACCCCTCCAAAAATCCCTATAATTCTTTATGAGATTCTTCTACAACCCTTTCTATATCTTCAAGTTCAAAATTGCTTTCTTTTTCATTGTCTTTTGTGAAATAAACTAAGTACTCTCTATTTCCTTCTGGGCCCTTTATTGGAGAATATCCTACTCCTAAAATATTTAAATTTTCATTTTTAAGAAATTCAACTATTTCATATACAACTTCTTTATGTGTGCTAATTTCTCTAACGACACCCTTTTTACCTACTTTTTCACGTCCTGCCTCAAATTGTGGCTTTATCAATGCAACCACTTCACCATTATCCTTTAAAAGACCTAATGTTGCAGGCATTATCTTTTTTAATGATATAAATGATACATCTATTGATGCAAAATCTAAAGGCTCTCCAATATCTTCTAATGTAACATATCTTATATTAGTTCTTTCCATGCATACAACTCTTTCATCAGTCCTTAACTTCCAAGCAAACTGTCCATATCCTACATCAACTGAATATACCTTTTTAGCCCCATTTTGAAGCATACAATCAGTAAATCCCCCTGTAGATGCTCCTATGTCCATACATACCTTATCTTCTAAAGATATGTTATAAGATTTCATTGCTTTTTCTAATTTAAGTCCACCTCGACTTACATACTTAAGCGTCGGCCCTTTGTATTCTATATTAGCATTTATATTTATCTTTTCTCCAGCTTTATCAACTCTTTGACCATCGACAAATACTTTACCTTCCATAATACAAGCTTTAGCTTTTTCTCTAGAAGTAATTATACCCTTTTCTACTAAAAGTATATCCAGTCTTTCTTTTTTTTCTGCCATATATTATATTCTCCTTATTAATTATAAAGTTTAAGTATGGTACTACTTATACTTTCAGGATCTAATCCATATTTTTTATAAAGTACTTCTACATTTCCTTGTGGAATAAATTCATCATTATATCCTAATAATTTTATATTCCCATTATAATTTATGCAATTTAGATGTTGTAAAATAGCCGTTCCAAGTCCACCAGATATAATATTATCTTCTATAGTTATAATATCATATCCCTTTTCTTTTAAATCATTTAATAAATCTTTATCTATAGGTTTAATAAAAGTTGCATTTATAATTTTAGGATTTAGTCCTCTTTCTTTTAATATTTCTTTAGCTAAAATTGCATGTTGAAGCATCCTTCCACTAGCAATTATACATATTTTATTTCCTTCACTTATAACTTCCCATTTTCCATAATTTATTTCTGTTAAAACATTTAAATTATGTAAAATATCTTTACCTCTTGGATATCTTATTGCCACAGGTGAATTTTTATTTATTGCCCATTTTAGCATACTATATACTTCTTTTGTACACTTTGGTGCTATTATAGTCATATTAGGTATCATAGACAAATAACTTACATCCATAATTCCTTGATGAGTTTCCCCATCTTCTCCTACTATTCCAGCCCTATCCACAGCAAATATTACAGGTAAATTTTGAATGCACACATCATGTATTACCTGATCAAATCCTCGTTGTAAAAAAGTAGAGTATACTGCAAATACAGGCTTTAATCCATTGGCTGCCATTCCTGCTGCTAATGTGACAGCATGTTGTTCTGCTATACCAACATCAAAAAAACGTTCTGGATAAGTAGTGGCAAACTCTTTTAATCCTGTTCCATCCGGCATTGCTGCTGTTATAGCTACTACTTCCTTTTCTTCTTTTGATATATCAATTAATGCATTACCAAAAGCTTTAGAATATGTATATTTACAAGTTTTATTAATCTCTTCTTTTTTATTATTGCTAGGAGGTATTCCATGATACTTAGAAGGACTTTTTTCTGCTAATGAATATCCCTTGCCTTTTTGCGTAACCGTATGTATTATAACAGGTCCTTCCATATCTTTAACTCTGCTAAATACTTCATTCATTGCTTTTACATCATGCCCATCAACTGGGCCTATATATTTTATCCCCATATTTTCAAAAAACATAGAAGGCACAACTAATTGTTTTATACTATCTTTTATTTTTGATATTTTAGAAATAATATCTTTCCCTAAATCTGAAGAGCTAAGAGATGTATTTATATTAGTTTTTAACTTATTATATCTTTCACCAGTTCTTAATTTATTTAAGTATCTAGACAAACCTCCAACATTAAGAGAAATGGACATTTGATTATCATTTAAAATAATTATCATTTTAGTTTTTCTAAAACCTATATCATTTAAGGCTTCTAATGCCATACCTCCTGTTAAAGCTCCATCACCAATTACAGCAACTACAATAT
This region includes:
- the istA gene encoding IS21 family transposase; amino-acid sequence: MIIKTNIYSEIKINTLEDLHKLKPIMEVNNLKVNKSQIARELGVDPRTVGKYLNGYVKPTTRNCKSKIEAFNPIIKELLGKDSIQVFYYKRILWQYLKDNHGLDCAQSSFRRYISKHSEFNEYFTSRKKGHISNTSSIRYETKKGQQAQLDWKENIEFILTTGEVININVFVLILSYSRFRVYKLSIDKTQDVLLSFLDESFETFGGVPEELLTDNMKTVMDEARTNYSKGKVNNTFQQFADDYGFKVRPCIAGRPNTKAKVEAPMKLLDEIRAYNGTLDYEGLYKLVSDLNNRINSTCHTSTGKIPILHLKKEKDFLSELPKEQIRNHYKIITTSVKVNYQSMISYKSNQYSVPPEYIGKKLKLQVYDDQLHVYYNISLVTIHKIQNQKLNYHTDHYAEIIALTFNKNSYEMIEKAKNNLKMIGEVYQNE
- the istB gene encoding IS21-like element helper ATPase IstB; translation: MNSTYTQLINNLEYLKMKQMITHLDEVIDFTTKNNLSFVDALIKLTAHEIDYKEANMIKSMVKVGAFPHQKEIKDFDFNFQPGINKDQILDFLTLRFLESQENIVFLGSSGVGKTHLATSIGIAAAKRRYSTYFIKCNDLLQQLKRANLENRLDARLKHFSKYKLLIIDELGYLPIDKEDSKLFFQLIDMRYEKKSTILTTNINFNSWDDIFFDAVIASAILDRVLHHAHVVTINGKSYRLKDHFKQDED
- a CDS encoding tyrosine-type recombinase/integrase; this translates as MPKITKKQDIKDIIVIYIEYCKYKNLSSKTIKSYYQTLTLFAQYMEEEKQITDISKLNKKIVEEYIQFTKDRGKYSFSATEEGAKKANIDKRTDIGKEISNSTLNNYLRNIKAFASFLQDNNLQDNDIHKCKFIKTERKSKEQLTDEEYKKLIRYIDCTKFHEFRDYTVINLIFDTGMRLSETLHLTINDIDIVRRTILIPAEINKGKKDRVVFYSNNMSKILQRWLKYKDSIQETELLFPTQRTNSYLANNNFERNFRVYLKRAKINKLITPHSLRNNFARRFLLASKGDIYTLSRLLGHSSVTVTEKAYLDLQDEDLRKCYQRYSPLENLRN
- the spo0A gene encoding sporulation transcription factor Spo0A; its protein translation is MEDKKISVLIADDNKEFCSILNDYLLNQRNIIVTGIAKDGREAIDLIIEKKPDLLILDIIMPHLDGLGVLEKLNTMNLEKMPKIIILSAVGQDKITQQAITLGADYYTVKPFDMEVFTKRIREMFSNESETQNVRRTSSQPMISYTSESQEPKGTLDLETEITNIIHEIGVPAHIKGYMYLREAITMVVNDIELLSAVTKELYPSIAKKYNTTASRVERAIRHAIEVAWGRGQIEAINKLFGYTIHNDKGKPTNSEFIAIIADKLRLKNKVS
- the spoIVB gene encoding SpoIVB peptidase is translated as MKKKILKVISLITAPILILVLITSIYLKGIPNIIYTNKDIPVSSMLPIGSTINKIKDYDNKYQVKLLGVIPVKSLEVQKVKNLEVYPGGNSVGVRVSTKGVLVVGYSNIEINNVAEESPGKLGGIQLGDIILKINGEDVEDCKDLVNIIKDCKNSKIKMDVLRNNQNITREVELKKEENSDYKLGLWIRDSTAGVGTITFIDKESKKFGALGHPITDCDTNETFLIKKGDLLESSIISLRRGEKGSPGELKGIFINENNVSGKIKSNTESGIFGTVENTNILKNDTKPMKVGFRNEICEGKASIITTIDESGPKEYEIEIVRLLEQNTPGPKSMVIKVTDPVLLEKTGGIVQGMSGSPIIQNNKIVGAVTHVLINKPDTGYGIYIEWMLKDAEIIK
- the recN gene encoding DNA repair protein RecN, whose translation is MLIQLNIKNFALIQEVTMNFNEGFNILSGETGAGKSILIDAIDYVLGGKFSKSLIRTGEDKTYVEAIFTVENSLLKNALIELDIESDDDMLIISRETHQSGRSLIKINGKTFLTSQLKKIREKLLDIHGQHQNQNLLQRSSHIIYLDEFVGEEIFKHLDVFASLKDSLLQIENKIQEIYGNEDRDKLLDYLKFQIEDIENGKLKEDEEEILKDQFNLLSNAEKISNGLKLSYTLLNGVDGENSVINSISKVIQELSNIESNFEKVKKNRQLIEEAFYTIEEASRDIRSLAEEVVYDDDELEKINARIYEINQYKKKYGATIKEVLEYYNKIKIQYSDLINAEKIIEKLNVEKQEIIDKMEKVALKLHELRLEKSYELKEKILNELSFVGLEKSTMEISIKREEKFNARGFDEVCFMISTNPGEPLMPLEKILSGGELSRIMLALKCVFADKDNIATLIFDEIDTGISGVVAQRVGEKMYQVSKSHQVLCITHLPQIAVLSDHHYFVSKAVKDNKTFTNIRVLTKEEKEYQIGRMLGGDEVTEATLNNVKEMIKIAEIKKSEI
- a CDS encoding arginine repressor → MKSKRHTKILEIISSKEIETQEELAEELKLQGFDVTQATVSRDIKNLKLIKVQGASGNYKYVVSSGEEKNIIDRLSNILSNTVISAENVDKMVVIKTISGSGSAAAEAIDNLEGTDIAGTVAGDNTIFILLRSLEKAEELVAKIRKRISL
- a CDS encoding NAD(+)/NADH kinase, coding for MKNIGIAINPSKDHKNTILNMVTKKIETICNVKNIKVYNSFDIKNLDLSFLDLLIVLGGDGTLLGVARELNDDFKAPILGINIGNLGVLSSIEISDLDLALKKLMIKDCKIHKRMMLNCEVSINESIKNIKTLNEVVVARGTLSRMVKFKIFIDEKLYAIFKGDGLIVSTPTGSTAYSFSAGGPFLYPDLEVVSIVPICAHTKSMHPIVIKGDSTVKIVAENSGDEIYLTVDGQRAIEMKDNPIITVKKNPKSLKLLLFNDYDYFRVIRNKVLNNSKECDGEEI
- a CDS encoding TlyA family RNA methyltransferase; translation: MAEKKERLDILLVEKGIITSREKAKACIMEGKVFVDGQRVDKAGEKININANIEYKGPTLKYVSRGGLKLEKAMKSYNISLEDKVCMDIGASTGGFTDCMLQNGAKKVYSVDVGYGQFAWKLRTDERVVCMERTNIRYVTLEDIGEPLDFASIDVSFISLKKIMPATLGLLKDNGEVVALIKPQFEAGREKVGKKGVVREISTHKEVVYEIVEFLKNENLNILGVGYSPIKGPEGNREYLVYFTKDNEKESNFELEDIERVVEESHKEL